The following are from one region of the Halarcobacter sp. genome:
- a CDS encoding ABC transporter substrate binding protein, protein MKKLFIIVFIFINFLYAQSKEVLFLNSYHKGYKWSDDIINEVEKKFKDIEDIELTVLYMDTKRVGSSSYIDKLYALYKEQLANRKFDLVIASDNNAFDFAVKYYQELFKDTPLLFCGINNFKKDELPKDANLLNNISGVVEQVDLEKNFKLILNLQPNIKNLIIINDQSKTGLAMKKDLIPIMDKYSKKVNIEYIDNMDIEHLKTKITNLNVKDTAILLVLLFKDSTGKFFTYKQSVMQIRKASNVPIYGLWDFYLDYGVVGGLMTSAIAQGDAVSNMALRILNGTDIKDIPILEKSPNRYLFDYDETNRFDLDIKNVVKDYEIINEPHSFIKKYTKLVVLTITIITVLLIMVFSMRANIQRRKIVEKALQNRIKFDKVLVDTLPNPIYYKNKEGKFIGCNKAFSELVNMSKSEVIGKTAKDFFPPDIAFKNALIDEEIMATLGTNTSEMTLHTPSNHMKHIIINKAVYLNNDGSIGGIVCVMDDITDRIQQKQFIIQQAKLAEMGDMVAAIAHQWNEPLVELSAQVQDIQTSFLLNELKDTQVEEFVNDSMIQLKYMSKTLTDFRNFLKPSTTKTLFSITESFNEIFEILGKQIYYSNINLQLNYDHEESELLIYGYENEFKQVLLNLINNAKNKIIEKNSESKYNLIINISSCENFTTIEIMDDGGNIDEKIVDKIFEPYFTTKSDGTGFGLYMAKVIIEDKMGGLITAQNRGKYVVFTLKLHHNKG, encoded by the coding sequence ATGAAAAAACTTTTTATTATAGTTTTTATTTTTATCAACTTCCTTTATGCCCAAAGTAAAGAGGTACTATTTTTAAACTCTTATCACAAAGGGTATAAATGGAGTGATGATATAATAAATGAAGTTGAAAAAAAATTCAAAGATATAGAAGATATTGAGCTAACTGTCCTTTATATGGATACAAAAAGGGTAGGTAGTTCAAGTTATATCGACAAACTTTATGCTTTATATAAAGAACAATTAGCTAATAGAAAGTTCGATTTAGTAATAGCTAGTGATAATAATGCTTTTGATTTTGCAGTAAAATATTATCAAGAACTTTTTAAGGACACCCCACTTCTTTTTTGTGGAATCAATAATTTCAAAAAAGATGAACTTCCAAAGGATGCAAACTTATTAAATAATATAAGTGGTGTAGTAGAACAAGTAGATTTAGAAAAAAACTTCAAACTTATTTTAAACCTTCAACCAAATATAAAAAATTTAATTATCATAAATGACCAATCGAAAACTGGTCTTGCCATGAAAAAAGACTTAATTCCTATAATGGATAAATATTCAAAAAAAGTTAATATAGAATATATTGATAATATGGATATTGAACATCTTAAAACAAAAATTACAAATTTAAATGTTAAAGATACTGCCATACTTTTAGTTTTATTATTTAAAGATAGTACAGGGAAGTTCTTTACATATAAACAAAGTGTAATGCAGATTAGAAAAGCAAGTAATGTACCTATTTATGGTCTTTGGGATTTTTATTTAGATTATGGAGTAGTTGGAGGGCTAATGACTTCTGCAATTGCTCAAGGAGATGCTGTATCAAATATGGCTCTTAGAATTTTAAATGGAACAGATATAAAAGATATTCCTATTTTAGAAAAATCACCCAATAGATACCTTTTTGATTATGATGAAACAAATAGATTTGATTTAGATATTAAAAATGTAGTTAAAGACTATGAAATTATAAATGAACCTCACAGTTTTATAAAAAAATATACAAAACTTGTAGTTCTTACAATAACAATTATTACGGTGCTTTTAATTATGGTTTTTTCTATGAGAGCAAATATTCAAAGAAGGAAAATTGTAGAAAAAGCCTTACAAAATAGAATAAAATTTGATAAAGTACTTGTTGACACCCTACCAAACCCAATATATTACAAAAATAAAGAGGGTAAGTTTATAGGTTGTAACAAAGCCTTTTCAGAATTAGTAAATATGTCAAAAAGTGAAGTTATTGGAAAAACAGCTAAAGATTTTTTCCCACCAGATATTGCCTTTAAAAATGCACTGATTGATGAAGAGATTATGGCAACACTTGGAACAAACACTTCTGAAATGACTCTGCATACTCCAAGTAATCATATGAAACATATAATTATAAATAAAGCCGTATATTTAAATAATGATGGTTCAATTGGTGGTATTGTTTGTGTTATGGATGATATTACAGATAGAATCCAACAAAAACAGTTTATTATCCAACAAGCTAAATTAGCAGAGATGGGTGATATGGTTGCTGCAATTGCCCATCAATGGAATGAACCTTTAGTAGAGTTGTCAGCCCAAGTTCAAGATATACAAACTTCGTTTTTATTAAATGAGTTAAAAGACACCCAAGTTGAAGAGTTTGTTAATGATTCAATGATTCAATTAAAGTATATGTCAAAAACTTTAACTGATTTTAGGAATTTTTTAAAACCATCAACAACAAAAACTCTTTTTTCAATTACTGAGTCATTTAATGAAATCTTTGAGATATTAGGGAAACAAATCTACTATTCAAATATTAACTTACAACTAAATTATGATCATGAAGAATCTGAACTTCTTATATATGGTTATGAAAATGAATTTAAGCAAGTTTTATTAAACCTTATTAATAATGCGAAAAATAAAATTATTGAAAAAAACTCTGAAAGTAAATATAATCTAATCATTAATATTTCAAGTTGTGAAAACTTTACAACTATTGAGATAATGGATGATGGTGGAAATATTGATGAAAAAATAGTAGACAAAATCTTTGAGCCATATTTTACAACAAAAAGTGATGGTACAGGTTTTGGTCTTTATATGGCAAAAGTTATTATTGAAGATAAAATGGGTGGATTAATTACAGCCCAAAATAGAGGTAAGTATGTTGTATTTACCCTTAAATTGCATCATAACAAAGGATAA
- a CDS encoding LUD domain-containing protein, which produces MTSKEQILANIRNNNKVKDSELPSYTNFGIKYDDPYEKFSTMLESVGGNALFIKKEELEKTISTLYPDEEVIASNSEYFTNDNFKANEESDPHNLKDIDLAIIKGEFAVAENGAVWVSNKDNRHRSLYFIAQNIIIVVEKNNIVHNMHEAYEKISFVNSTYGAFISGPSKTADIEQSLVIGAHGPKSGYVIFVD; this is translated from the coding sequence ATGACAAGTAAAGAACAAATTCTTGCAAATATAAGAAACAACAATAAAGTAAAAGATAGTGAGCTTCCAAGTTATACAAATTTTGGAATTAAATATGATGACCCTTATGAAAAATTTTCTACAATGTTAGAGAGTGTAGGGGGTAATGCACTATTTATAAAAAAAGAGGAACTTGAAAAAACAATCTCTACTTTATATCCAGATGAAGAAGTGATTGCTTCAAACAGTGAATACTTTACAAATGATAACTTTAAAGCAAATGAAGAATCTGACCCACACAATCTAAAAGATATAGATTTAGCTATAATAAAAGGTGAATTCGCAGTTGCAGAAAATGGTGCTGTTTGGGTTAGTAATAAAGATAACAGACATAGAAGTTTATATTTTATTGCACAAAATATAATTATAGTTGTAGAAAAAAACAATATTGTTCATAATATGCATGAAGCTTATGAAAAAATCAGTTTTGTAAACTCTACATATGGAGCATTTATAAGTGGACCTTCTAAAACTGCAGATATTGAACAATCGTTAGTTATTGGAGCACACGGACCTAAGTCGGGATATGTTATATTTGTAGATTAA